The genomic segment TTTTGGAAAATAGTGTGCTATCAGTTTTTGTGTTGCTGCCTGATATTTGTTGGATGCAACAGCAATCTGTAATCCTTGTGACTGTATTTGTTCCAATAGTTCGGGAATACCGGGATAGGGGTGGCTTTTATCTGCATTGTGTGCGTCGTAATAAGGAATGAATTCTTTGCGGACGCGGAGTACATTCTCTTCATTCTTTGCAGTCTCGGGAAGAGCCCGTTCAAACAGCTTGTTAATACCGTTACCTACCATGAAGTTATAGGCTGATTCTTCGTGTGTAGGGTAGCCAAGTACATTCAAGGCATGATTGGTGCTTTGTGCCAGATCGGCGATTGTGTTCAACAGTGTACCATCTAAGTCGAATATAACAAGCTTCTTCATTACTCTTCTTTTTAATTTGAGGTGCAAAGATATAATAATCCACCGGGTTGTATAGAAATTTACGGTGGATTTCTATATGAATCTGTTATTTTGTGATTCTGAACCAGTCCACGTCTGTCCAACCGCCATCGTTGGTTACAATGGCCGGACGGGTACAGAACATCCCCACTTTAGCACCGATCCATTTACCTTCTTTTACCTGAAACGGATTACCTAACGACTGGTATTTCTTTCCATCGAGGCTATAACTGAAGTTGCATGTTACTAACAGGTCGTGCCCGCCTTCACTTTGGGAAATCCGCTTTCCGTCAGAGGAAAATTTGGCACGAAGGTAAATAGTGTTATCTTTTAAATCGGTTGTGCCGTTCACTGTTTCGGGAGTGCCTTTGTCGGCTTTACGACAGGACACTTGGGACAAGACCAGGCCTTTGTCCGTATTCTTCAGAATCAGTCCGGCATAGTCAAGGCCCATGACGACCAGACCGGTGCGCTCTCCTTTGTATTTTCCCGTAGGTCTGAAGGTCAGCTTCATGGTAGCGGTGAAGTTGGCTGCAGGTGTCTTTTGCAATAATAAGTTGGCTACATCCCATAGATTTTTGTACTCTTTGACAACGGGATAAGAATAAAGCCGCATTATGCTTTGATCCCCTGCATAGTAAGCCCATTTTTCATTGATATTGGCATGCCATTGCCATTGCGGGGAAAGGGTGTAGCCATCAAATTCGTCACTTTCCTGTGGAGTGCAGATAGGGTATGTTTTGCCTACGTCCGGCTTTTTATAAACTGATACCGGTTCACCACAGCCGTCACCGTCTTTGTCTATGCCGATAACAGGCCAATCGTTTATCCATTTCATAGGTTGCAGATGTACCAATCGCCCGTAAGCGCCTACATCCTGAAAATGAAGAAACCAATCTTCGCCCGTAGGGGTGTCTACCCATGCTCCTTGGTGAGGACCGTTGACGGGGCTGTTGCCTTGTGCCAATACTTTCTTCCATTCGTAAGGGCCATATATGTTTTGGGAACGGAGCACAACCTGCCACCCGGTAGGTACGCCGCCTGCAGGATGGAATATATAGTAATAGTCTCCTCTTTTGTAGAGTTTCGGCCCTTCACATGTCTGATGCGCTTCATGTCCGTCGAAGACGATGCGCGACTGTGTGATGGCTTTGGTGGCATCTGTATTCAGTTCGCAAATGGAAATGATGCTTTTCAATCCGGCACGACTTCCTGCATAGGCGTGTACCATATATACTTTTCCGTTTTCATCCCAAAAAGGGCAAGTGTCTATAATTCCCTTACCCGGTTTAACGAGTACGGGTTCTGTCCATGGGCCTTTCGGATCTTTGGCTTTTACCATGAAGGCGCCCTGGTCGGGATCCCCCCAGAATATGTAGAATTCACCGTTATGATAACGGATAGCAGGAGCCCATACGCGGTTACCATGTTCCGGGCGTTCGGGCGTTTCGATAGGAGTCAGGGTATAAGGGATGGCAGCACCGATAATGCTCCAGTTTACGAGGTCCTTGGAATGTAGAATCTGTAAGCCCGGCAGACAGTTGAAACTGGAGGAGGTCATATAGAAATCATCTCCTACACGACAGGCGTCCGGGTCGGAATAGTCTGCATAGAGTATCGGATTCTTATATTTACCGTTGCCTTGGTCGGCTACCCATACTTCGGAAACATAATTCTTCTCTTGCGCAGCCAGCGGTGATGCAAGCAGCAGGCAAATGCCTAAAAGTGTCTTTCTTGTTTTCATGTGGCTTGGTTTTTTAGTTTTTAATTTTCACCTGAACCGGATGCTGCAATTCTTCTTTCCATTTGTGCATGTAGGCAAACCATGCTTCGGGTGTGGGATAACCGAAGGTTTCCTTGCAAGAAGTGAACATTGTATAGTAATGGAATCGGTTGCTCCCCGGTGCTGAAACTGTATAAAGGAAATTGTCTTTGTCTTTTACTTCCTTGCGGATGTATTTCTGTGGAATATAAGTGGCGATGCCTACTGTTTCCTTTGCATATTTCACAGTGTCGTTCACAGGCCAGTGTCTTCCCCAACTGCCTATTAAACCTTTATGGTCAGAATCCGAGAGTGTCTCGTTGCCCATGATGTTTTGTACACCGGTGCAAAAGAGTTCATCTTTCAGCGGTTCGTCAAAGAAAGTCTCTACCAGCAGATCACGATGTCCCGCATAAAGTATATAACGGTTGGTCATGTTCAACTCTTTTCCTTGATAGTTCCAACCTTTTACAGCTACGTCAACGATAGTGCGTATAGGTCCATAAGCAAGAATACTTTCAGTGCGGAAGGCTACCGGTTCTATATGGGTGGCTTTTGTTCCGTCCCAGCCTTTCAAGGCTCCGACACCGCAACTGTTCCCAACCATTAATACATCATCTCCAAACCCGCGTGCAAGTTGTTCGGCATTGGGATAAAAGCTGCTTTCTTGTATCTCAAGTCCTTTGTTGAATTTACCGTAAGGGTCTATTGTTTGCTTTTGGTTGAAGTAGACGCGATAAGCGACTAATTCAGATTCGAACATTGGGCCATGGCCATGTACCATATTGTAGAAATTAGTGGTGCCCGGTACGGTAACCGACTGTATGGGAGTACGCTTTTGTTTTGGAATATCCCGTATTCTCATTCCGGCAAAGACACGTGCCGGGTAGGTCTTATTTGTTTTGGCAGATGACAAGGTGATTGTTAGCGTACTCGTTTCGTTGGCAGGAATATTCATGACAAAAGCCAACTCGTCAGCTTGCAAGTCTCCGTTCAGGTCATCCAATTGTGAGGGTATTTCTTCCTCACCGTTCAATACGACAGCTGAGCGTACATGGAAACCGGATTGTAAATCTTCAATCTTTAGAACTACCGGAGCATCGATTTTATCTTTTGTCCATGAATTACTTATTTCAATTGAGATCGTTTTGAAACTTGTCTGTGGTTGCGCACTAAGAATGGATGTCCACAACAACAGGAAACCGGCTAAAAAGGCTGTTCTCATAACAGAGTGTATTTTAATTACAGTTACAAAATTAAACTAAAAGAACAGACAGCTCTCTTTTGGATTAAAAAAGCTGTCTGCTTTGATTTGTTATTTATGCAACTCGCATTGAACGGTTTGCATTGCTTATCGGAATTTACTTGAAATTCATAACTTTTCCTTCTGCACCAATGGCAGAATATGTCTTTCCGTCAATATTTAAGTTTTTGGCATTCTTGACATTCAGTGTATGTCCTTTAGTCTCTATGTGTATGTTTTCCAGTACAACACCTTCTGCCTGGCTGATGACAACCCCTTCTTTGGCATCACTGATGATCACATTCTTTACTGTTACATTCCTGATGGGCATTTCAGGCAATCCATTGAAGAACATGGCACGCCCGGAACCTTTACAGATAATGTTGGAGATGTGGATATTGCGGAAAGAAGGTGTTTCGACAGTCACTTCAGGTATGGATGCTTTCATGCGGCTTTTCAGATCTTCTTCCGTTTCTTCGCCGGCTGCTTTACCGCCATAGAATAAATCGAACAGTAGTGGTTCGTGAGGTATGTCAATCATGTGGATGTTGTGAATGTAGATTCCTTCTACAACACCGCCACGTCCTCTGGTACTTTTGAATCGTAAACCGACATCTGTACCGAGGAAAGTACAGTCTGCCACATAGATGTTTTTCACACCTCCGGACATTTCACTGCCCACTACAAAGCCGCCATGGCCATGTAGTACTGTGTTGTTTTTCACGATGACGTTTTGACAAGGTTCGCCGCGTTCGCGTCCGTCTTTGTCTTTACCGGATTTAATGCAAATAGCGTCATCACCGGCGTCAAAAATGTTATTGATTATCAGAGCATTCTTGCAGGATTCCAAATCTAAGGCGTCACCGTTCTGAGAATACCAGGGGTTGAATACCTTAACCTGGTTGATGGTGATGTGCTCGCAAGATAGCGGATGCAGACACCAACTCGGTGAGTTTTTAAACGTAACCCCTTCTAATAAGACTTTTTTGCTCTTGACGATATTCAGTAATACCGGGCGCAACCATGGGCGGATTTCATTCCATTCTTCCTCGGTCTCAATACCTTCGGGATTATTGAACTCTTTACAGGCTAATGCTCCTTTTAATGAGCCGGCTGTGGGATACCATATGGATTTGTCTACAACACCACCTGACTTCACGAGAGCATCCCATTGTCCGGCGGTAAGTTTGCCTTTCTTTACAGGACGCCAACTGTCACCCGAACCGTCGAATACGCCGTAGCCTGTAATTGCTATGTTTTCTGCGTTGCGTGCTGAGATAGGCGATTGGCAACGGCGGGTATTTAAGCCTTCAAATGATGTTTCGAGAATAGGATAGGCATTGAAGTCATCCGAAAAGACAATCAATGCATTCTTTTCCGTATATAGATTGACATTACTTAACAGTTCGATAGGACCTGTTAACCACAATCCTTCCGGTATAACCACTTTGCCGCCACCTTTTGCATTGACTGCTTTAATGGCATCATTAATTGCTTTTGTGTTTAAGGTAATTCCATCGCCTTTCGCCCCGAATTGCAGAATATTGACTGTATAATCCGGAAATGAAGGCTGTTCTACTTTTGGCATATTAAAAGGAAGCTCTTTATAGATGCTTTCATCTATGGAGTTTTTGCACTGGGCATGGGCAGCGTTCTGTACAGGGAGTAACGCAAGAGAAAATGTGGTAAGCACAAGTAGCTTTTTGAATAATGTGTCCATTCGTGATACTATATTAATTACTAATTATATGCAGTTACAAGGTAGATTGAAGACTGGTGTTTTCATCGTATCCGGCTATTAATTTCTTGTTTTTCCTCTTTTTTATTATCTTTCCGTAAGCGGCTCTCACGAGTTGCTTACGAAAGAAATAATAGTGGCTTAATTTTCTAACCTTTAAATATTATGAAAAAACCTCTTAATTACCTATTGCAAATGTATCGGGATTTGGCTGAAATGATGTGTACTAATTGTTGGTTTTGGTGTATTTTTTGTGGTTTTAGCCTTTTCTTTGCATGCTTTCGAGGTTTTTGCACTATCTTTGCAGCTCAATTTTAGTAAAATAAGGTATGAGTTACAATTTGTTGAAAGGAAAAAGAGGCATTATATTCGGTGCTCTGAATGAGCAATCCATTGCCTGGAAAGTAGCGGAAAAAGCAGTAGAAGAAGGTGCCACTATCACCTTGTCTAATACACCTGTTGCTGTACGTATGGGTGAAGTTTCGGCATTGGCCGAGAAGCTGAATTGCGAGGTCATTGCAGCAGATGCTACCAGTGTGGAAGATCTGGAGAATGTGTTTAAACGTTCTATGGAAGTGCTGGGCGGCCAGGTGGATTTCGTTCTCCATTCTATCGGTATGTCTCCTAACGTACGTAAGAAACGTACATACGATAATCTTGATTATGATATGTTGGATAAAACGCTGGACATTTCGGCTGTTTCTTTCCATAAGATGATACAAGCTGCCAAGAAGATGAATGCTATTGCTGAATATGGTTCTATTCTGGCTTTGAGTTATGTAGCTGCACAACGTACGTTCTATGGTTACAACGACATGGCGGATGCGAAAGCACTGTTGGAGTCTATCGCCCGTAGTTTCGGTTACATCTACGGACGTGAGCACAATGTACGTGTCAACACGATTTCACAGTCACCTACAATGACTACTGCAGGTTCCGGAGTAAAAGGTATGGACAAGTTGTTCGACTTCGCCAACCGTATGTCTCCTTTGGGTAATGCTTCGGCTGATGAATGTGCTGATTACTGTATCGTTATGTTCTCCGACTTGACTCGTAAGGTCACTATGCAGAATCTGTTCCACGACGGAGGTTTCTCCAGTGTAGGTATGAGTCTGCGTGCCATGGCTACTTATGAAAAAGGTCTGGATGAATACAAAGATGAAAACGGAAATATAATTTATGGATAATAAATAGTGATTGATGATTAGTTGGCTATGCCGGCTTATGGCAAGCCACTAATCATTAATAGCTAATCATTAATCACTAGTTGCTAACTACCAATCATTGCCATGCTTCCTGCGCTTTATCTGTTACCTGTTACTTTAGGAGACACTCCTGTTGAAACAGTATTGCCTTCTTATAATAAAGAAGTTATTTTGGGTATCCGCTATTTTATAGTAGAGGATGTGCGTTCGGCACGTCGTTTTTTGAAGAAAGTAGATAGGGAAATAGATATTGACTCGCTTACGTTCTATACGCTTAATAAACATACATCACCGGAAGATATTTCCGGATATTTGATGCCGCTTGAAGACGGAAACTCTATGGGAGTGATTTCTGAGGCTGGTTGTCCGGCAGTTGCCGATCCGGGGGCGGATGTTGTGGCGATAGCCCAACGCAAGAACTTGAGGGTGATTCCGCTGGTGGGGCCTTCTTCGATTATATTGTCGGTTATGGGTTCCGGTTTCAACGGACAAAGCTTTGCTTTTCATGGATATTTGCCTATTGAACCCGGTGAACGTGCCAAGAAATTGAAGGCGTTGGAACAGCGTGTGTACAATGAGCATCAAACCCAGCTTTTCATAGAAACTCCTTATCGCAATAATAAGATGATAGAGGATATCCTGCATAATTGCCGTCCTCAGACAAAGCTCTGTATTGCTGCCAATATTACATGTGAGGGAGAATATATTAAAACTAAAACAGTGAAGGAATGGCAGGGGAGAGTTCCCGATCTCTCTAAGATTCCTTGTATTTTTCTCTTGTATAAATAATCTCCTTTATCTGTTCGTATTCATGTTCGAAACAACTGCTGAAGAAGTTTCGATGAAGATTGTGTTCTATTTGCTGAAATGTCCAAAGCTTTCCACCTTTAAACTTTTTGTTGCATAAGATCGAATCATCATCCAAATCCAGAGTGAAGAGATAAATCAGGCGATTGGTCGCTTCATTTTCAAAATGATACATAAAGTTAAAGTGGAGATCCTGCAATGAAGCTGTTGGCAGGGTATTCAGTAATACTCTTTTTATTCCTTGTTCTAAAGTCTCTCCATATAACAAATAGCTTTCCATTAGCAGGTCTGTTTTGCCCTTCTCAAACATGCAACACTGAGGGCGTGGCAATAAGAACAACATGCCATGTGCGGCTACGGTGATGCGAATGACCGGATTGATATATTCATTTTTCCGGTTAATAGCTTCTGAGGCTATCGCTTTGCCAATGACATCTCCTTTTGTAGTTACTATGGGTATGAATACGGTATGTTTCATCACCTTATTGAAATAGTATATACCGAATTGGTTGAACAGAATACTCAGTATGAATACACTGGGAGGAACGATACGGAATAAAACATATCGTGTCGTGTTACTCAGCGGATGACCGAAAAATATGGTGAGTAATATGATAAGGAAATGTAAGAATCCAAAAAGCAGTAACACGCGGGCAGATACTATGGCAGCTTCGGCTCCTTGTGCGAAAAATTGTTTGCAGCATTTATGAGTTTGGGCGGCGTGGTAATTTAAGAAGCGTTTTCTGTTCAGAAAGATAACGAATGGCGGAATAATGGCACTGATTTCCAATGTCAATGGAAACATTGCTTCCGAACAGTAATCGGTGGAGAAAAAGGACGTTATAGTCAATAGCAATAACATTCCTGTTGTGCAATATAGTATAATCGGGGGGACATGTGAGCCTTTGCGTTGCAACATATAGATGCTAAACAATAATCCTACACCTGTACCGATGTAGATAGCTATGTCTTGTATTATGAATTCGCATAATATAATGGATATAATGACGGGAATATATCCCAGCGACATATTAAACTTGGATGATAGAACTTTTTGCTTGCCCATTCTTATGTTATTTTGCCGTTTCCTTTTTAAC from the Bacteroides eggerthii genome contains:
- a CDS encoding SAM-dependent methyltransferase, whose amino-acid sequence is MLPALYLLPVTLGDTPVETVLPSYNKEVILGIRYFIVEDVRSARRFLKKVDREIDIDSLTFYTLNKHTSPEDISGYLMPLEDGNSMGVISEAGCPAVADPGADVVAIAQRKNLRVIPLVGPSSIILSVMGSGFNGQSFAFHGYLPIEPGERAKKLKALEQRVYNEHQTQLFIETPYRNNKMIEDILHNCRPQTKLCIAANITCEGEYIKTKTVKEWQGRVPDLSKIPCIFLLYK
- a CDS encoding glycoside hydrolase family 28 protein → MDTLFKKLLVLTTFSLALLPVQNAAHAQCKNSIDESIYKELPFNMPKVEQPSFPDYTVNILQFGAKGDGITLNTKAINDAIKAVNAKGGGKVVIPEGLWLTGPIELLSNVNLYTEKNALIVFSDDFNAYPILETSFEGLNTRRCQSPISARNAENIAITGYGVFDGSGDSWRPVKKGKLTAGQWDALVKSGGVVDKSIWYPTAGSLKGALACKEFNNPEGIETEEEWNEIRPWLRPVLLNIVKSKKVLLEGVTFKNSPSWCLHPLSCEHITINQVKVFNPWYSQNGDALDLESCKNALIINNIFDAGDDAICIKSGKDKDGRERGEPCQNVIVKNNTVLHGHGGFVVGSEMSGGVKNIYVADCTFLGTDVGLRFKSTRGRGGVVEGIYIHNIHMIDIPHEPLLFDLFYGGKAAGEETEEDLKSRMKASIPEVTVETPSFRNIHISNIICKGSGRAMFFNGLPEMPIRNVTVKNVIISDAKEGVVISQAEGVVLENIHIETKGHTLNVKNAKNLNIDGKTYSAIGAEGKVMNFK
- a CDS encoding HAD family hydrolase, with the protein product MKKLVIFDLDGTLLNTIADLAQSTNHALNVLGYPTHEESAYNFMVGNGINKLFERALPETAKNEENVLRVRKEFIPYYDAHNADKSHPYPGIPELLEQIQSQGLQIAVASNKYQAATQKLIAHYFPKIHFVAVFGQREGVNVKPDPTIVEDILAIAKTDKRDVLYVGDSGVDMQTAINAGVTSCGVTWGFRPRTELEEFHPDYVVDKAEEIIDIIME
- a CDS encoding enoyl-ACP reductase, yielding MSYNLLKGKRGIIFGALNEQSIAWKVAEKAVEEGATITLSNTPVAVRMGEVSALAEKLNCEVIAADATSVEDLENVFKRSMEVLGGQVDFVLHSIGMSPNVRKKRTYDNLDYDMLDKTLDISAVSFHKMIQAAKKMNAIAEYGSILALSYVAAQRTFYGYNDMADAKALLESIARSFGYIYGREHNVRVNTISQSPTMTTAGSGVKGMDKLFDFANRMSPLGNASADECADYCIVMFSDLTRKVTMQNLFHDGGFSSVGMSLRAMATYEKGLDEYKDENGNIIYG
- a CDS encoding DUF4861 domain-containing protein, with the translated sequence MRTAFLAGFLLLWTSILSAQPQTSFKTISIEISNSWTKDKIDAPVVLKIEDLQSGFHVRSAVVLNGEEEIPSQLDDLNGDLQADELAFVMNIPANETSTLTITLSSAKTNKTYPARVFAGMRIRDIPKQKRTPIQSVTVPGTTNFYNMVHGHGPMFESELVAYRVYFNQKQTIDPYGKFNKGLEIQESSFYPNAEQLARGFGDDVLMVGNSCGVGALKGWDGTKATHIEPVAFRTESILAYGPIRTIVDVAVKGWNYQGKELNMTNRYILYAGHRDLLVETFFDEPLKDELFCTGVQNIMGNETLSDSDHKGLIGSWGRHWPVNDTVKYAKETVGIATYIPQKYIRKEVKDKDNFLYTVSAPGSNRFHYYTMFTSCKETFGYPTPEAWFAYMHKWKEELQHPVQVKIKN
- a CDS encoding glycoside hydrolase 43 family protein; the protein is MKTRKTLLGICLLLASPLAAQEKNYVSEVWVADQGNGKYKNPILYADYSDPDACRVGDDFYMTSSSFNCLPGLQILHSKDLVNWSIIGAAIPYTLTPIETPERPEHGNRVWAPAIRYHNGEFYIFWGDPDQGAFMVKAKDPKGPWTEPVLVKPGKGIIDTCPFWDENGKVYMVHAYAGSRAGLKSIISICELNTDATKAITQSRIVFDGHEAHQTCEGPKLYKRGDYYYIFHPAGGVPTGWQVVLRSQNIYGPYEWKKVLAQGNSPVNGPHQGAWVDTPTGEDWFLHFQDVGAYGRLVHLQPMKWINDWPVIGIDKDGDGCGEPVSVYKKPDVGKTYPICTPQESDEFDGYTLSPQWQWHANINEKWAYYAGDQSIMRLYSYPVVKEYKNLWDVANLLLQKTPAANFTATMKLTFRPTGKYKGERTGLVVMGLDYAGLILKNTDKGLVLSQVSCRKADKGTPETVNGTTDLKDNTIYLRAKFSSDGKRISQSEGGHDLLVTCNFSYSLDGKKYQSLGNPFQVKEGKWIGAKVGMFCTRPAIVTNDGGWTDVDWFRITK